In Gracilinanus agilis isolate LMUSP501 chromosome 1, AgileGrace, whole genome shotgun sequence, the sequence GCATCCTCCtggtacctcagtttccttctctcattGGGTCTTTTCTCCAAGCCTGACACTTCTGCAACAAAACAAGTTTATTTGAGGCCACCTGGGGGAAACAGAGGAGGAGGAACAGCAACTGGAGGAGCTTACATCCCTTAGGGGACCCAGATATACTCTGTGGACAGACCTGCTTCTTGGGACCCCATGTTGGCTTGGGCCACACAGAGACGGAGACCCTTCCCCCTTGGCATCCCTTTCTCCATCACAGAACTGCCCTACCCCCCATGGGCTTCCTCACAGGCCCCTTTGTCTTAGGCCCCTCCTTCCCCTATCTCTACAACAGACTCTTTGTCTCccatgggagggggagggttgGGGTGCCAGAGACCCTGGATGAGTAGCTTCCCACAATTCAGCTCCCCAGTTCCAAATTGAGGGGGGGAAGCACACCTGAGCTGCAGGTGTGTGGGGGCAGGCTTTCTAGGCCGTTGCCCTGGTAATGCCATCTGAGCCTGGCGCCACACACCTGTTGCCTGGGGAACAGGGCAGGCAGGGCCCCTCCCCCGGGAGATGCAAGAGCCCTTGAGCTGAGACTGAGACAGATCAGATTCCCTAGGTTCTGGGGGTGGAGGGAAACAGAAACTAGGAGGGGGAGGGCAGGGTGTGGGGGCAGAAAAGACTGAAACTGGGGAGAGGGGAACAGAGCTGCTATGTCATGGAGGGACAATTACAGAAAGTAGGAGGGGGTCCACAGAGTGAAGAGGGATGGGGAGGCATACGAGTTTCAAGTTGACAGGAGACTCAAAGTGGGGGAAATTTAAGGGTCAGAGTTTAGATTTGGGATTAAAGTTATTTATGTGCCCCCTCCCTAACTCAAGGGAACCCAGGCAAAAATTGTTGTCCCTGACCATTTGTTCTTCCATCTATCTTTTTCTATATATCTTTCCCACTTGGTAGTACTCTCTTATtacttccccttttctttcccatacTGGCACTGAATCCCATCGTTCCAATTCCCCCACTCCCCAGATAGCCCTAGCACCCACACAACAGACCTCTGGGCACCCCCAGCTCCACCCTGCCACCCGCCTCCTCCTTGTTGCTGTGGTTCCCCCAATCACCAGCTCCCAGACTCCTACTTCACTCCTCCCCTAGCTCTAGTCCTATAACCACCCCCTGCCCTTGCCCTTCTAGTTCCAGAAGTGAAATTCTGGGGAGAAAGTCACCTAACCAAGGAGCACCTTCGCTTGGGAGCAGACCCAAAGGAAGATTTATCTGATCCCCACCCTTAATCCCAAACACACTACAGAGGACGAGTGTCAGAAACATCCCAAGACACATCCAGAAAAGAAACACAGACTAATCGGAGGAGCTAAGACCAAGCTCAGAAACTAAAATCAAGGGGCCGGACAGCTTCCTGGAAAGCAAAGAGGAGCAGCAACAATTATAAAGACCTTATTATATTGGACATTTTTAGAGGGGGTGACCAGGATCCTCCAGGCAGGGGGAAAAAGGTGGTTGGCCAGATACAGGGATCAGCCATCAAGAGTGAAGAATCCAGGCCAAATGGAAACGTTACTTAAACTCTAGAAGAAAAAGAGCAGCAAAAACTGAGAAGGGATTGGACCAAGGTCTGTCAGTGGGAAAGGAAGTAGCCCAGTCTCGGACAAGGGGATCATTGATGTAAGTGAGTCCTCTATCCCTTTCCTTTGGGTACTAAGAGCCTAGATTGCACTGGAAGCTTTCTGATCCCTTCAACCAAGGGCCATAAAGATTGAGAAGACCTAGAGGGAAGATGGCTTCAGCTGGGCTGGAACTCCTGGGTCTGACTCTAGTGGTGTTGGGCTGGCTGGGGACCCTAGTATCCTGTGCCCTGCCCCTGTGGAAGGTCACAGCCTTCATTGGCAACAGCATCGTGGTGGCTCAGGTGGTGTGGGAAGGCCTATGGATGTCCTGTGTGGTCCAGAGCACCGGCCAGATGCAATGCAAAGTGTATGACTCCCTCTTGGCCTTGCCTCAGGACCTACAGGCAGCTCGGGCCCTCTCTGTCATTGCTCTCATGCTTGCTTTGCTGGGTCTGCTGGTGGCTATCACTGGAGCCCAGTGTACTACATGTGTGGAAGATGAGGTGGCCAAGGCAAGGATTGTGCTGACCTCAGGCatcatcttcctcatctctggGATCCTGGTCCTGATCCCTGTGTGCTGGACAGCCCATGCCATCATCCAAGACTTCTACAATCCTCTTGTGGCTGAAGCCCTGAAGCGGGAGTTGGGGGCTTCACTTTACCTGGGCTGGGCAGCTGCTGCCCTGCTGATGCTAGGGGGAGGACTGCTATGCTGCACCTGTCCACCACCTCAGCCTGACCGGCCCAGAGGACCCCAGCTGGGGTACTCTGCTGCGTCCAGATCAGGGGCCTCTGGCCTGGACAAACGGGATTATGTGTGAGAAAGAATGACCACCAGTAGTCTTGATAGCAGTCCCAACCAGGACTCTCCAGTCCAGTCACTCCAGGGCATCTAACCCTATTCATTGGCCAGAATTGGTTCCAGGGTTGGACTTTAGTGCTAAACCTAAGCCAATTGACCATTTCAATCTTAAAAACCTTTCCCTCACATTTCACTTACCCTAAAGAAATCTCatgtctttatatatttatatgtatactctATTTGTAACTATACCCTGCTTCACTGTAACAACATTGTATTTCTTCCAATGTCGGTTTCTAATCTGGCTAGCAAATTCAAAAGATCAACCATATCTCAGATTTTTGAGTGAGATCTACCTGGGAATGGGCCTAACAAAGACCCCTTTGTTTCCTTAGCCTATTAGGTTCCGATCTACTCCCCACCTCCTAGGCTGTCCTCCCTCCCAGAATTCAACAGGAactaatgaaatctcaagtcATCCAAATGTTCCTAAACCCCGCCTTTTCACTCCAAACCCCATCAGATATTCTAAAGTAAGCTCCAAACCCATGGTCGATTGGACTTAGTCctgcccttttttttaaacccttacctccctatcttagaatcaatactatgtattggttctaagagtggtaagagctaggcaatggggtctaagtgacttatccagggtcacaacagGAAGTGAGGTCATGTTTATTCGAATGCAAGACTTGTCTCTAAGCTTGATTCTCAATTCCCTGAGCTACCTTAGCTCCCCCTCCTACTTGTTTCAATTACCTGCCCCATTATGATCCTTTAGAACTTTTTGTGATTTCAAAGTAAAGTGCTCTTAtatgatctcatctgatcttcacaacatcctGAGATAGTTACTACAagtattatttccctgtttttatAGAGAAAACAAACCCAGAGGGGTTAAGCGACACTACTAGATGCCACCTATGCTGGAATTTCCAAGTCTTCTGCCTTCTTTTGGTCCACTAATCTTACTCCTACCCCATTCTAAGTCAGGTTTAATAGTGATTCTTTCACTAGCTCCCCAGCCCCATggaaagtgggggaaaaaaaaagcacccTCTCCTTAGAACAAAATCTTAGATATCTCAAATACACCTAACACTTGTTCCCACTTCTACCCGGGCTGCCCTTCCAAGCCCAACTTTTAGGCAAAGAACAAAATCTTTGCACTAGGACTTCTTCAATCTTCCTGCCAGGGGTAGGAGCCCAGCTTTCTGGTCACCTAGTTATCTGGACCCAGTAGTAGTAGCTTCTAATTCTACCTACAAAGAGGAATAAAGGAAGTGTTTTGTAACTGGTCTCCATCTGATTTATATGTGGGATTTTGGTGGGAGGGTAGGGGACAGAACATATGGTTGCACAGGCAGATCTGATGAGACCTGATACCCCAGCCCTAGAATACTGTTCAAGGGCAATCTCTGCTTCATTTCCAATAACAGGAGACTGGCCTTGGGGTTTTGTGGAGTTCTTTTCAATCCTCTCTTCCTACCATCACAGGACTAAGGTGTTCAATGCAGCCCATTTTAGCCACCCCAAAGCCAAGCAAACAGTCTCTTACAAATAGCTGCCGCCATCACCATTTAGCAAGACACACTTTATTCTCTAAAAAATATCCAAACAGGGTAACTCcacaaaaagagaatgagagggaaaGCATCAATAGGATGGGGGGAGAATATGTTGGTTTCTGGATTAGGAAAAAGTATGTTAGAGCAGGATAACAAAAGCTGGCAGTGAGTTTGGGAGTCCAGGGGGAATGATAATAGCTATGATAGTTCCCATGGAGAAAGGATAATGACTGAATCTTGGTGGTCCCATTTTCCTGGAAGTTGGgaatggtaaggactgggcaCACTGGAGAACTCTGCATTTGACAGATTAAAATTCATTCCCATAACCAAAGGTTAGTTCTAGAAGTCCCAGAGAAATAGCCTAGATCCACGGTAGTGCCATTATCCAGGAAAGGATGCTGGAGGTCTTGAGTGGCATCTCTGTAGCTCCTTATCGAAGAATGTCTAGAAGACATTATTTGTATCATCAGCAGCAACAAACACCAGAAAGAGATGTGGAGTTACCCTCTTGGCTCAGTCATccaaggggtttaaaaaaaaaagtaaaacaaaaaaccaaaaatttcAAGACTTCATCTTGAGAGGAAAGCAGGGGAAGGAGGACCTCCCTtaccttagggagttctttgttcTCCAAGCCCTTCCTCCTTCCAGATTTATACGTAATTCTTGGCCTGGTACTCAGAAGGACCTCTGGAGCCCCCTGGAGGAGGGGCAGAAGCAGAATACCGAGCCACATAATGGCCTGTGCCCCTTGAGCTATTTTTGGGACAAGTGCAGCACAGTAACCCCCCACCTAGCAGAAAAAGAGCTGCGGCTGCCCAGCCAACATACAGGCTGGGCCCCAACTCCCGTTTCTGAGACTCCATCACCAGGGGGTTGTAGAAGTTTCTGATAATCGCATGAGCAGTCCAGCATACAGGGATCAAGATCAGGATTCCTGACAGAAGGAAAATGATCCCTGAAGTCAGTACAAGACGATCTTTGGCATCCTCATCTTCTACACATGTGGTACACTTCGCTCCAGCAAGGTAGACCAGCAGGCCTACCAGGCCCAGCAGCAGAGAGACAACCGTGAGAGCTCTAGCTGCTTGTGTGTCAGAAGGCAGGGCTAGCATGGAATCGTACACCTTGCACTGCATCTGGCCAGTGCTCTGCACCACACAGGACATCCACAGGCCTTCCCATATCACCTGGGCCACTACGATGCTGCTGCCAATGAAGGCTGAGATTTTCCACATGGGCATGGCACAGGACACGAGGGTTGCTATCCAGCCCAGCAATGACAGGACCATGCCCACAACCTGGAGGCCAGCAGAAGCCATGGCTGGAAGCTTAGAGAGGACCTGAAAGACCAAAGAGAGTCAGAAACAGATTTTGGATTGGTAGCCTCATCCTGTTGGCCTACATCTAAACCAGTTCACATTTAAGCTAATATATCTCACCTAGCCAGTGACTTTGACTTTCTTCATTGGAAAGGAGCCCTTAATAAGTAATCCTATTGTTGGATATAGCCTTCTATTATACAGTATAATAACAGAAAACTATGAAGAGTATGGTTGGTGCAAGGAGCACAAGGCTGGATGTTTAGGACACTTGGATTTTAATCCTAGATCTAATATGAATTAACTGTGAGAAGTAGGGTAGATAACTTCTTTGAGTCTCAGATTCCTTTCTGTTAGGTGGGTTGTAAGATCTCTATTAGGTGTACCTCCCAACCCCTCTTCTAGATATTTGAAAACTGGcaaatgaaaaaactggaaactcAATTCTGGGATAACAGAGAATTTGTAGTAGCTCTCCAAATTTGAAGCTTAAAACCTTGGAAATTCAGCATGAAGACATAAGAATGACTAGGGCAAGTCTATTCCTTAGTTTTTCTAACAAATTAACCTAACAATTAACATCAATGAATTTTCCTCTGAGAAACAAGGAACACAATTATCATTGCAGAATCTCAAGACTACAGATCAAATTAAGTAGTTCTTTCCCTGGTTTCCATTGTGGAAAGAGCCCCGGAGTGAGCCAGAAAAATCTTTGTTTTAGAACCAGTTTTACCCTGGAGCTAGTTGGCTTCTCTCAAGGGCCTCaagttttctcctctgaaaaaaaatgaggtgGTTAAATCCCTAAGATTTCCTCTGATTTTGAAGAGCTATGCTCAAATATTACTTCAGTTGGGACTCCCTAATTCCCATATATGGTCATGACTATTCCCTTTCCTCCCAATAGACTCAGAATTTGTTTTactaagatttctttttctgtgccCAACTAAATCTAAGATAGGGATGGccagtggagaaggaaaaaccaaattCCACCTATTGTTCTCTATATCCCTTCCCAAAATAGATTCTCacagttggaaaggacctcagaggtcatcttgttCAACCCCCAACCCCACGCTGGAATCCCCTCCACAATTGCTCTGACAGTCAGCCAGCTTCTTTGTGGGTATCTCCACTATTGCTAAATCACAAGGGTGTCGGTTCACTCCAGCCCAATCTCCTCATACTGTACGGGGTTtcgttttaaaatttaaatgcagGAACTTATCATTTACCCTTTTAAATGTTCAACTTTAAAAAAcagtttcatctttttaaaatttggacctTGGCTATAGGTGgcatcccttttccttcccagctgtgttatcATTGGTCCTCAGCATTTTCAGTCCCTCTAATAGGAGAGTacaaattcttttacttttgaactGGACTTAGGGCAGGTACCAAAGCAACATTCTCAGAATCTCCCACTACCCCCACCCCAAGGCAGGATTTGGGACACTCCCAGGTCCGCAGCTTAATTGGCTTTATCTACCCAGAGAGACCTCCCTCAaagtctccctcccccaccaagtTTCTCCTTCCACACAAGtgcctcctcccccaccccaatcctAAAGAAGTTTCGGATCAAGTCACTTCTCTACTCAATAACTTCAAAGGCTCCCTACAGCCTCCAGGATAAAGCTCAAATGCCGAAGTCTTAGATTCCCAAACCCAAGGGCCACCAAGATCAACCTagccccctcctccccttcccctcagccccatttgttcattcatttaccaAGTCCCTACTACGTGCCAAATCTCCAGAGCTAGGCAGGGGACATACAGAGATTAAATACTTGGTGGAAACCCTCCAGGGAATTTTAAATCTGCTCCACCTCCACATGATTCCCAAAGCCAGGAATGTGTTGttccccaccccttcccccaatTCTACCTGCAGAGGAACTGTAATATggtagaaggaaacaaaaaaccagatttggagtcaagtgACCTTAACAAGTTCCTTTTAGACATTTTTTCTGACCCCTTCAAGTCTCCTGAAAAATAAGGGCACTGGGCTAGTTGAGCTTTAAGCTCCCCTCTAGCTTGAAATCTCAGGATATTATATGAGGTCCCTTTCTCTCAGGCCACTTATGGTGTTAACTTTCCCTATGAAGTTATTCTTGGTCCCCAAAAATcaatcttccctttcctcccgAAACTACTCCTAGTCATATATACTTCATGCTACCTTGTCCTTCAATGATTTGGGtctttttttctgaactcttccttCTACAACCAATCAATGTCTGATTTTATCATCACTTCCTTCTTTCaaaatcttcaatggctccctatggCTTTCAGGCTTGCCACAAACAAGTCTGGCATTAAAAGTATTTCCTCACTAAGTGCTTTTTACACTGACTGGCTAGCTCCCATGCTGAGAATGCACTTTCTTCTCCAATTCTCagaatctttagcttccttcaaggatAGTAAACTGCACAGGGGAACCTCTTAGGGAAGTTCGGATCCCTCTTAATTATTAAGTGCTCGCAATCAAATCATCTAGCATTTACTTATGTACCAGTTGAATTCCCCTAGTGAATATCAAGACCTTTAAAAGAAGGGACTAAAAAAACCATTCAGAGCTTAGATGTAATCattgattctttcctttttcaattatTCACAGCACCTGTAATACCGCCTTGCATGTTGTAGGATTTTAAGATTTGTTGGACATTATGGAGAAACTGAAAtccaaagtcttctcttttccctcccaatTCCTCCAGACCTGGAGTTATGGCCCTTTAAATATGGCACATTTGTTCAGTGACTCAGTTGATCCCGAAGTGGGTAGTATACTTGCCCTCTCATCCCCAATTTTGTAAAAGGAGGAACTGAAGGTTTATAGTGAAATTACTTTCTGGTTCCAATCAGGTAGCCCCATCAAgtatttccaactctaaatctaggtAGGATCTTACTTCTATAGCTCTGAGCTCACTGGAATCATAGATCCAGAGGTAGAAAAGATATCACATTAGAGGCTAAATGCCATTTAATCTGATCCCCTATTTTTacttatggagaaaaagagattcAGGGAGCCTGGAAGACTTGCCCAAAATGGCCCAAAGTCGTTGTTGGTGAAGCAGGGGAAGCCATGGCACCCCTGTGCACAGCTGGAACGGGGGGAGCTGCTCAGCTTCCCCCTTTCCAAGtcgcccaaggacatttttttgcatgccccaccagctgcccaaagcaagcactttctccctcagctctctccagtaatggggaggggggtgaggtggggaggAAAGGCTCACAGCAGAATTTGTCCTCTTGAGCCCTGGGAAAAGGTTCGCCAACCCTAATAAGTTTCAGAGGTAGAATTGGAATCTTGGTCCTCTTGGTTCCAAGACTAAAGTTCTTTCCACAATACACTGAGTGATCTCAAATTAGAAATGAAAGATTTGGCCCCTTGGGTTCTTTCAAATACTGAATCTTGAAGGTTTGTGATTCTCCCAGTTGCTAGTGTCTCTCCAAAGTTCCCTGGCATTTACTGTACATTATGCACTCTGATAGAGCTAAAAAAGCTCCTAGAAGGCAGGAGCTGTTTCACGTTTGTCCCATCCACCAAAGGCCAGATGCTTAGAATAAGCTTAAAAATTCTTGATTCATTTTCAACCCCAGAGATTCCTTACCTAGATTTGATGCCTTGGGACAAGATATTTGTCCTATCTGgacctcaagtttcctcatttgtaaaataagacaaTTGTACTAGATTATGACTGGTTCCACAAACGCAGATTGCAGGATACTCAAGTCCTGCTCCAGGCTTACTCCAAATACACCCAGGCGAGGCCCAGGTCTTGGGGTTGTCCCTAGAGACTTAAGCCTCACTCTCAAGTGAGGCTTCCTTCCGACCGAAGGAGTTAAACCGGGGTGAAGCCATCAGGTGGCTTCACAGGGTCAGGTGTGGGAAGGGGCCCAGGTAAGGCGAAGGAAAGCTAGTGGACCTTCCCACTCTACAGGGGTCGGAAGGGGCGGGCCTCAGACCAGAGAACAAGGATCTTCGCTTCCAGTGGGAAGAGTGGCCCAGTCCGAAGGGTAGAGGGGAGTGGGGGGCGGAGATGGGTTCGGGCCTTTTGTTccaagagagggggaggggaaggttcATTTTATGGGAAATTTAGAACAAGGATCCATTCCCATTCTGGGGAACCCAAGGCACCCGGGATCTCCGGTCTTGCTTCTGTCCCTTCGGACCCCGGCAATATAAATTTTCTAGTTCTACAATGGATGGGGGCAACTCATGACCTTGTCCTAAAGACCCGTAAAACTGATTCCTCTAGGACCCGCGCTCCAAAACCAAACATATGATTATTCCCACCTAGGACCAAATCTTGGACTCTAGATCTGGGAGCTCCCCCACTGGACCCAAATAAAGTGGCTACCTTATTGCGGAACCCTTTTTGCCCAACTCCTAATCTTAGGGGTTACAGCCCTGTTGGGAAGAGGGACAGAGTTCCAGACTCACCTGCCTTGGAAAGGAGAGAGCGCAGCCAGAGAGCAGGGGCAGAGTATGGAAAAAGGGGGCGGAGGCGGGGGTCTTAAAGAGGCCGCGAATGCCCCCGTGACGTCACGGGCGACCCGCCTCCCCCAGGGAGGGGCAGAGACCCCTGCCCCGGACCCATACGTCAGGGCTTCCTGAGAGGTTCGGACTGGAGACCAGAATTTCGCCCTCCTTTGCATCAAGACTCGCTTAACTTGGGCTACGAATGGAAATTGGAAAAGGATGCAACCGGCAATTGTGTGGACCGAATTCTGGGAGACTAAAGTGTTTGCCAGAGGAGTTGAAGCTTTGAGAGAAAGGGACACCAAGCAATTAGAAAGGCTGAGCTACAGGGCTAGAAGCTGGGACACGGCCCCCGAGACACCTGAGTTCATTGAGGCGGGGGGAGGGTCGAGAGCTGGAGCGCCGGGGACTGGTAGTTGGGGGACTGTCCGCCACTCTGGAGGCGGGGTCCGGACTGGGACCGCCCCGGATAGGGTGGGCGGCGGGCGTGCCTCCCTGAATCGCCTTCCCGGCTCAGAACGGGACCGGCCTCGGGAGAAACACCATGGCTCTTGGACCGCTAGCGGTACTACTGGCGCTGACATTGCCGAGATTGACTTGGGGGGAGCCGGCCTCAGGTAATGGGGTTGGCAGACCAGGGGACACTGACTCCTGGCCGGAAAGTGTCCAGGGGTGGAGGAAGGTACTACGGACAGTTCTCTGTGGGTGAAGCGGGTCAGGGCGGGAGAGGATGGCTTTGGGGCACGCCTCCCCCGGTCCACTTCCGAAGCTGGGGTGCTGGAGGCGAAAGGAGGTCCCCCCCAATCTCTGCCCTACTTGGGtgagggtggggtggaggggggcACTCCACTTAATACACGTGGGCTTCTCAGACTCGGGACCGGTGAACACCCCGCCTCATAATGACTTCACGCCCCAGTAAtgtgaggaggaggggaaaagggggggggTGTCGGCCCAGCTCCCGGGAATGAGTCACACAGGCTACGAGgttgaagggggggggggcaagagTTGGACGTCTCCTTTAACGCCCCCCCATCTCCTTCTGTCCTGTGGTCTCCACCTCTCCCCCTACTACGGTGTCTCCGATGAAATTGTTCCACCGAACTTTAGGAACCAGGCATCCTGCCTTCTCAGCCCTTCCAAATCTAGCCCTTTCAGAACCCGAGTCCTGCCCCCTAGCCCTGCGGTCACCTGTCTGGAATGTCGGGAGGGGGGGCTCTGATGTCTGGCTTTTCTGACTCACCAGAAACTAGAGCTCCAGCCCTGACCTCAACCCCCGGAATAGCCCTGAcctctctctccttacctcctcCCCCCCCAACCCATCCTGGGGAAGATAGTGTGGGAGGCTCCTTCCCTCaactttctccccttttcttcccagCACCCTCTCCGTGTCCCCAGGGCAGTTCTTGGAGCCCAGACCTGGACAAGTGCATGGATTGTTCCTCATGTCCAGCACGACCATACAGTGACTTCTGTCTTGGCTGTGAGTGGAAAGGGGGCCTGGAGGGAAATCAGGGATTTTTTTGGAAGGAGAGATGAAGATTGGCATTTAGAGAAGTGGACCAGGACAAGGTCTGAGAGGACACTATTGTTTATGGTTTGTAAATCAGACTTTTGGAGAAAGTAGGCTAGGAACAGGTGGAAATTTGGGAAGCTAGTAGCAGTTGTAGGTTTGGGACCTTCATtgactttcttctccctctcccccaggcACCACAGCACCTCCACCGGCTTTTCCTCTGCTGTGGCCAGTCTTGGGGGGTACACTAGGTCTGATGCTCATTATAGGGCTCCTTTCTGGCCTTCTCGTCTGGAGACAGTGCCGAAGGAAAGAGAAGTTCACCAGTAAGTATTCAACCTTCCTTGGCTCCTTTAGCTTTAACATTACATTTGAGGGCATTAATGATCTTATCTCCCTGACTTTTAGCCCCCATTGAAGAGACAGGTGGTGAAGGATGTCCAGGCACAGCTTTGATCCAGTAATGGTGAGTCCCTCCT encodes:
- the CLDN9 gene encoding claudin-9; its protein translation is MASAGLELLGLTLVVLGWLGTLVSCALPLWKVTAFIGNSIVVAQVVWEGLWMSCVVQSTGQMQCKVYDSLLALPQDLQAARALSVIALMLALLGLLVAITGAQCTTCVEDEVAKARIVLTSGIIFLISGILVLIPVCWTAHAIIQDFYNPLVAEALKRELGASLYLGWAAAALLMLGGGLLCCTCPPPQPDRPRGPQLGYSAASRSGASGLDKRDYV
- the LOC123230966 gene encoding claudin-6-like — translated: MASAGLQVVGMVLSLLGWIATLVSCAMPMWKISAFIGSSIVVAQVIWEGLWMSCVVQSTGQMQCKVYDSMLALPSDTQAARALTVVSLLLGLVGLLVYLAGAKCTTCVEDEDAKDRLVLTSGIIFLLSGILILIPVCWTAHAIIRNFYNPLVMESQKRELGPSLYVGWAAAALFLLGGGLLCCTCPKNSSRGTGHYVARYSASAPPPGGSRGPSEYQAKNYV
- the TNFRSF12A gene encoding tumor necrosis factor receptor superfamily member 12A, yielding MALGPLAVLLALTLPRLTWGEPASAPSPCPQGSSWSPDLDKCMDCSSCPARPYSDFCLGCTTAPPPAFPLLWPVLGGTLGLMLIIGLLSGLLVWRQCRRKEKFTTPIEETGGEGCPGTALIQ